In the Calditrichota bacterium genome, TTCACAGGCCGAACAATTTTTGCCGTTCAAATATCCTGCTGCGTAAATTCGATGTGGCGCCATCCGTTCCGGGATTATCCGACCTGGTAGTTAGGCGCTTCTTTGGTGATGATCACATCATGGGGGTGACTTTCACGAAGACCGGCAGATGTAATCCGAATAAAGCGGGTCTTGGATTTCATTTCCGGAATGGTTCTGGCTCCGCAGTAGCCCATGGACGCGCGCAGTCCGCCCATCATTTGAAACACCGCATCCCCCAGTTTGCCTTTGTAGGGCACCCGTCCTTCAATCCCTTCCGGCACTAATTTTTTTGCTTCCGATTCCTGAAAATACCGGTCGGCACTGCCTTCCTTCATCGCGGCCAACGATCCCATCGCGCGGTACACCTTGTAGCTGCGCCCTTCGTACAAAATGGTTTCACCCGGACTTTCATCCATTCCGGCGAAAAGATTGCCGATCATAACCGCGTCGGCTCCGGCGGCAATTGCTTTTGCGATATCTCCGGAATACTTGATTCCACCGTCTGCAATAATGGGAATGTCATATTTTTTTGCAGCGGCAGCCGCATCGATGATCGCCGTAATCTGCGGCACACCCACACCGGCGATCACGCGAGTAGTACAAATGGAACCGGGACCAATGCCCACTTTGACGGCGTCCACCCCCGCTTTGATTAGATCTTCCGTTCCTTCGGCGGTCGCCACATTTCCCGCAATTAGGTCCACATTGGACAACCGCTTTCGCAGCTCTTTTACCGTTTGCAAAACACCCTGAGAATGCCCATGAGCCGTGTCCACCACAATCACATCCACGCCCGCTTTTACAAGGGCCTCCGCCCGATCAAACACATCGGCAGAAACCCCGACGGCGGCCCCCACGCGCAGCCGTCCCAGATTATCTTTGCAGGCGTTGGGGAAATCCTTCTTCTTTTGAATGTCTTTAACCGTGATGAGCCCCTTCAGGTGATTCTTGTCATCCACAATCAACAGCTTCTCAATTCGATATTCCTGCAGCAGCTTTTC is a window encoding:
- the guaB gene encoding IMP dehydrogenase — its product is MAFEKVWKEGLTFDDVLLVPAKSVVLPREVSIGTHLTRNIRLNIPLVSAAMDTVTEARLAIALAREGGIGIIHKNMPIEQQAGEVDKVKRSESGMIVDPITLPPEATLQDALDVMERYRISGIPIVKNNKLVGILTNRDLRFITHTGRKIAEVMTKDHLITAPEGISFEEAEKLLQEYRIEKLLIVDDKNHLKGLITVKDIQKKKDFPNACKDNLGRLRVGAAVGVSADVFDRAEALVKAGVDVIVVDTAHGHSQGVLQTVKELRKRLSNVDLIAGNVATAEGTEDLIKAGVDAVKVGIGPGSICTTRVIAGVGVPQITAIIDAAAAAKKYDIPIIADGGIKYSGDIAKAIAAGADAVMIGNLFAGMDESPGETILYEGRSYKVYRAMGSLAAMKEGSADRYFQESEAKKLVPEGIEGRVPYKGKLGDAVFQMMGGLRASMGYCGARTIPEMKSKTRFIRITSAGLRESHPHDVIITKEAPNYQVG